The proteins below are encoded in one region of Ephemeroptericola cinctiostellae:
- a CDS encoding EthD family reductase, translating to MARMVVIYKTPKNPAKFDEHYFNIHIPMAKQLPGLKRYEVSKGAIVALAGATDPYLIGTLHFDSLDAIKEAFASECGRACAADRRVLAPNDDDVQMFLFDNLDAYSA from the coding sequence ATGGCGCGCATGGTTGTTATTTATAAAACCCCAAAAAACCCCGCTAAATTTGATGAACACTATTTCAATATTCACATTCCAATGGCCAAACAATTACCTGGTCTTAAAAGATATGAAGTCAGTAAGGGGGCGATTGTTGCTTTAGCAGGTGCTACAGACCCATACCTTATTGGAACGTTGCATTTTGACTCTCTAGATGCCATTAAAGAGGCCTTTGCATCTGAATGCGGACGCGCCTGTGCTGCGGATCGCAGGGTTTTGGCTCCAAACGATGATGATGTTCAAATGTTTCTATTTGACAATCTGGATGCATACAGTGCGTAA
- a CDS encoding MFS transporter produces the protein MSNSSFVLLRQRKFLPFFVTQLSGAFNDTLFKSALTLLVTFYAAQYGGLSSAMASNLIAGVFILPFVLLSATAGQLADKFDKALLMRSIKMFEIVILSLAAFGLMQKVAWLLYLCVFLLGVHSAVFGPAKYAYLPQHLSSKEVVGGNGLVEMATFISILLGSLVAGELVHHGEQGVIVVALLCLVVAVVGYAASRFIPSTPALQSLKMNWNPLSETARNLRLAREDMAVFYAMIGISWLWFFGAIFLTHFAPLAKEMLHADERVVTLMLATFSIGIGVGSVLCEKLSRQQLEIGLVPFGAMGMSVFGIDLYFAIDGFVRSGVDSGALMGLGEFLRHGGSTRLLLDLFLLSLFSGLYSVPLYAMIQTFARPTHRARIVAANNIINALFMIVASVMALVLTQLGSNVAQIIGITALLNVLVAVYIFRLVPAFLLRFLAWVLTHLLYRVTFVNRQLIPASGAAIMVANHVSFVDALFLMAASPRPIRFVMDSQIFKIPVLSWLFKKLDAIPIASAKDDAFLLEAAFLQVAHELEDGQLVCIFPEGRLTTDGEMGTFRAGISKILSLHAAPVIPCALQGLWGSFFSRKYGAAMSRPFARGLFSKVQVVVGAPIAPERATPERLEAAVAALRAGIQ, from the coding sequence ATGTCCAATTCGTCATTTGTTTTATTGCGCCAGCGTAAATTTCTCCCTTTTTTTGTGACCCAATTGTCAGGTGCTTTTAATGACACTTTATTCAAGTCGGCATTGACCTTGTTGGTCACATTTTATGCTGCGCAATATGGTGGCTTATCGAGTGCAATGGCGAGTAATTTAATTGCAGGTGTGTTTATTTTGCCTTTTGTGTTGTTATCGGCGACGGCTGGACAGCTGGCCGATAAATTTGATAAAGCGCTGTTGATGCGCAGCATTAAAATGTTTGAAATCGTTATTTTAAGCCTTGCTGCTTTTGGTCTGATGCAAAAAGTAGCATGGTTGTTGTACCTGTGTGTGTTTTTGTTGGGTGTGCATTCGGCGGTGTTTGGCCCTGCAAAATATGCTTATTTACCCCAGCATTTGTCGAGTAAAGAGGTGGTGGGTGGCAATGGTTTGGTCGAAATGGCAACGTTCATATCGATTTTGCTTGGTTCTTTGGTGGCAGGGGAGTTGGTGCATCATGGTGAGCAGGGCGTGATCGTGGTGGCGCTCCTGTGTTTGGTGGTGGCGGTTGTGGGGTATGCGGCCAGCCGATTTATTCCCAGCACACCAGCATTGCAAAGTTTAAAAATGAATTGGAACCCATTGTCGGAAACAGCACGCAACTTGAGGCTGGCGCGTGAGGACATGGCGGTGTTCTATGCGATGATTGGTATTTCGTGGTTGTGGTTTTTTGGAGCGATTTTTTTAACGCACTTTGCACCTTTGGCGAAGGAAATGTTGCATGCTGATGAGCGTGTGGTGACGTTGATGTTGGCGACTTTTTCAATTGGAATTGGTGTGGGCTCTGTGCTGTGTGAGAAACTGTCTCGTCAGCAATTGGAGATTGGTTTGGTGCCGTTTGGTGCGATGGGCATGAGTGTTTTTGGCATTGATTTGTATTTTGCCATTGATGGTTTTGTCCGTTCAGGGGTGGACAGTGGGGCATTGATGGGGCTGGGTGAGTTTTTGCGGCATGGTGGCAGCACGCGTTTGTTGTTGGATTTGTTTTTGTTATCATTGTTTTCAGGGCTTTACAGTGTGCCGTTGTATGCGATGATTCAAACATTTGCGCGGCCAACTCACCGCGCGCGCATTGTCGCAGCGAACAACATCATCAATGCCTTGTTTATGATTGTGGCGAGTGTGATGGCGCTTGTGTTGACACAGTTGGGTTCGAACGTGGCGCAAATCATCGGCATCACTGCATTGTTGAATGTTTTGGTGGCGGTGTATATTTTCCGTCTTGTGCCCGCGTTTTTGTTGCGTTTTTTGGCATGGGTGCTGACACATTTGTTGTACCGCGTGACGTTTGTCAATCGGCAATTGATTCCTGCCAGTGGCGCAGCAATCATGGTGGCGAACCATGTGTCATTTGTGGATGCTTTGTTTTTGATGGCGGCCAGCCCGCGCCCAATTCGTTTTGTGATGGACTCACAGATTTTCAAAATACCAGTGTTGTCTTGGTTGTTTAAAAAACTGGATGCGATTCCGATTGCGAGTGCAAAAGACGATGCTTTTTTATTGGAAGCCGCTTTTTTACAAGTGGCGCATGAGTTGGAGGATGGGCAGTTGGTGTGCATTTTCCCTGAGGGGCGGTTGACGACCGATGGTGAAATGGGGACATTCCGTGCGGGCATCAGTAAAATTTTGTCTTTACACGCGGCGCCTGTTATCCCATGCGCATTGCAGGGGTTGTGGGGGTCTTTCTTTTCAAGAAAATATGGTGCAGCCATGAGCCGTCCTTTTGCCCGTGGGCTGTTCTCAAAGGTACAGGTGGTGGTGGGCGCACCCATAGCGCCAGAGCGAGCCACACCCGAGCGCTTAGAAGCAGCCGTGGCGGCACTGCGCGCTGGCATTCAGTGA
- a CDS encoding AraC family transcriptional regulator translates to MMENDNDLAKIVMSIAQNDGDYQTAIPELSLYRRSMTTEPMPYIYEFGLAVTIQGGKQVTLGDKVFNYGSGQILLTTADLPVVSYVTRASVDTPYLGLLLLMKAQFIVQLATEMALPPPSKIDIYQAMSIEALDGGINDALIRLLRLLDEPDLLAHVAPLIQKEIAMRLLTGAHGSKLRHFVTHESPSQKIIQAISWLKLNFSNDIRVDDLADNAYMSPSTFRQHFRAVAGMSPVQYQKQLRLQEARQLMLNRNFNAGSAAISVGYESVSQFSREYSRLFGAPPLRDIRQLKQT, encoded by the coding sequence ATGATGGAAAATGACAACGATCTTGCCAAAATCGTAATGTCAATTGCTCAAAATGATGGCGACTACCAAACAGCCATTCCAGAATTATCGTTGTATCGCAGAAGCATGACCACAGAGCCAATGCCGTACATTTATGAGTTTGGTCTAGCAGTGACCATTCAAGGCGGTAAACAGGTGACGTTGGGCGATAAAGTATTCAACTATGGCTCTGGGCAGATTTTATTGACGACCGCCGATTTGCCCGTGGTTTCGTATGTGACGCGCGCCAGTGTAGATACACCGTATCTCGGCCTGTTGTTGTTAATGAAGGCACAATTTATTGTTCAACTGGCCACTGAAATGGCTTTACCGCCACCCAGCAAAATAGATATTTATCAAGCGATGTCTATTGAAGCACTTGATGGCGGGATAAATGATGCACTTATTCGATTACTGAGACTGCTTGACGAGCCAGATTTGCTTGCTCATGTAGCACCATTGATTCAAAAAGAAATCGCCATGCGCCTGTTGACTGGTGCTCATGGCTCAAAATTGCGGCATTTCGTCACTCATGAGTCGCCGAGCCAAAAAATTATCCAAGCCATTTCTTGGCTCAAGCTAAATTTCTCAAATGATATACGGGTAGACGATCTTGCAGATAACGCTTATATGAGTCCATCAACATTTCGACAGCATTTCAGAGCCGTCGCAGGCATGAGTCCCGTGCAATACCAAAAGCAATTGCGTCTTCAAGAAGCACGACAACTGATGCTCAATCGTAACTTTAACGCGGGCAGTGCTGCAATCAGCGTCGGTTATGAAAGTGTGTCTCAGTTCAGTCGAGAGTATAGCCGACTGTTTGGCGCTCCACCTTTACGAGACATTAGGCAACTAAAACAAACATGA
- a CDS encoding alpha/beta hydrolase produces the protein METVSIKNFYCDIAADIYFPPNFDARNKYPAIISAHPIGSCKEQTSGNVYGAGLSKEGFVVIAFDAGYQGASSGEPRYIENPALRVEDFRAVVDYLVTLPYVDQERIGTLGICGGGGYAINTSMTERRIKAVASVTAVNIGRLMREVFSGNDPLAMLEAIAKQRTAEALGAERRADDVLPPSPEDAIRLGLTEIDVFEATEYYRTPRGRQPDGVNRWLFSHHAAAVGWDAFHLAEILLTQPLMVVVGDKVGAFGAYRDGYEIVGRAASKNKEIVELAGWSHYDLYDKPEPVALALAKLVPFFMNNL, from the coding sequence ATGGAAACCGTTAGCATCAAGAATTTTTATTGTGACATCGCCGCAGATATCTATTTCCCTCCAAACTTTGACGCCCGCAATAAGTATCCAGCCATCATCAGCGCTCATCCTATCGGCAGTTGCAAAGAACAAACCTCTGGTAATGTGTACGGTGCGGGTCTTTCCAAAGAAGGATTTGTAGTTATAGCCTTCGACGCTGGTTACCAGGGAGCCAGTAGTGGAGAACCCCGCTACATTGAGAACCCAGCGTTGCGGGTTGAAGACTTTCGTGCCGTTGTTGACTATTTGGTTACTCTGCCTTACGTGGATCAGGAGCGTATTGGCACTCTGGGCATCTGCGGTGGCGGGGGATATGCCATCAACACCTCCATGACCGAGCGACGCATCAAGGCAGTTGCCTCGGTTACTGCTGTGAACATCGGTCGTTTGATGCGTGAAGTTTTCAGCGGGAATGACCCTCTTGCCATGCTGGAGGCCATCGCCAAACAACGTACTGCTGAAGCCCTCGGCGCCGAACGTCGTGCAGACGATGTATTACCGCCCAGCCCTGAAGATGCCATACGCCTTGGATTGACCGAAATCGATGTTTTCGAAGCTACCGAGTACTACCGCACCCCACGGGGACGCCAACCTGATGGAGTTAATCGCTGGTTGTTTTCGCATCATGCGGCCGCTGTAGGTTGGGACGCATTCCATCTCGCAGAAATTCTTCTTACGCAACCTCTCATGGTGGTCGTGGGCGACAAGGTAGGGGCGTTCGGTGCATACAGGGATGGCTATGAAATCGTCGGTAGGGCCGCTTCAAAGAACAAAGAAATAGTGGAGCTGGCGGGTTGGTCACATTACGACTTGTACGACAAACCTGAGCCAGTTGCATTGGCGCTGGCTAAACTTGTTCCGTTCTTCATGAATAACCTCTGA
- a CDS encoding SRPBCC family protein, producing MANIIHRIAIKQPIEKVYQALTSINGLAHWWTTEVQGNTNVGEKIDFSFYKKTGDFMATMVMQVQESVTNACVRWHCVGGPDDWVGTDVTFELSEQDGQTILIFGHRNWREQNEHMAHCSMKWAVFMLSLRAYVETGTGKPSPDDVKIDNWN from the coding sequence ATGGCAAATATCATTCACCGCATCGCGATTAAACAACCCATTGAAAAAGTCTATCAAGCCTTAACTTCGATAAATGGCTTGGCCCATTGGTGGACAACCGAGGTGCAAGGAAATACAAATGTAGGCGAAAAAATTGATTTTTCTTTTTATAAAAAAACAGGTGATTTTATGGCGACCATGGTCATGCAAGTGCAAGAAAGCGTTACAAATGCATGTGTGCGCTGGCATTGCGTGGGTGGACCTGATGACTGGGTGGGTACGGATGTCACGTTTGAATTATCAGAGCAGGATGGCCAAACCATTTTAATATTCGGTCATCGAAACTGGCGCGAACAAAATGAACACATGGCGCATTGCAGCATGAAATGGGCCGTGTTTATGCTGAGTTTGCGTGCTTACGTGGAAACAGGAACGGGTAAACCGTCACCTGACGATGTTAAAATTGACAATTGGAATTGA
- the moaA gene encoding GTP 3',8-cyclase MoaA: MNSSLIFSPPTLTDRFNRSIDYLRVSVTDRCDLRCSYCIPKGFRGFEVPEHWLSFAEITRVVGAFARLGTRRFRLTGGEPLLRKGLVDLVGQLNGIDGVDDLSLSTNGTLLATQAYDLRRAGVKRLNISLDSLRGECVQHITGSNSLEKVLHGLRMAKGAGFERIKINMVLMQDVNESDVSDMVAFCMQHGFILRLIEMMPMGATGQSMGFVDAQPILARLKNQFDLHAVHDDGLGGGPARYWRSADGAFTMGVITPMSQHFCETCNRVRLSVDGTLYMCLGQDERFELRPMLRAGCSDAELEAAIRTAIELKPEKHDFHEQPEKIIRFMSMTGG; encoded by the coding sequence ATGAATTCCAGCCTAATTTTCTCTCCACCCACTCTTACCGACCGTTTTAATCGAAGCATTGACTATCTGCGTGTTTCTGTGACGGATCGTTGTGATTTGCGTTGTTCATATTGCATTCCCAAAGGGTTTCGTGGTTTTGAAGTGCCTGAGCATTGGTTGTCGTTTGCAGAAATCACCCGTGTCGTGGGTGCTTTTGCTCGTTTAGGCACACGACGGTTTCGTTTGACGGGTGGCGAACCCTTACTGCGCAAAGGATTGGTTGATCTGGTGGGGCAGCTCAATGGCATTGATGGTGTGGACGATTTGTCACTGTCAACCAATGGCACTTTGTTGGCCACACAGGCCTATGACTTGCGTCGCGCGGGTGTGAAGCGTTTGAACATCAGTTTAGATTCATTGCGCGGTGAGTGTGTGCAACACATCACGGGCAGCAACAGTTTAGAAAAAGTGTTGCATGGTTTGCGCATGGCAAAAGGTGCAGGCTTTGAACGCATCAAAATCAACATGGTGTTGATGCAAGATGTGAATGAATCCGATGTGAGTGACATGGTGGCTTTTTGTATGCAACATGGTTTTATTTTACGTTTGATTGAAATGATGCCAATGGGTGCAACAGGCCAAAGCATGGGTTTTGTTGATGCACAGCCCATTTTGGCTCGATTAAAAAATCAATTTGATTTGCACGCGGTACATGACGATGGTTTGGGTGGTGGACCCGCCCGTTATTGGCGCAGTGCGGATGGTGCATTCACAATGGGGGTGATTACCCCCATGTCACAGCATTTTTGTGAAACCTGTAACCGTGTGCGTTTATCGGTCGATGGCACGCTGTACATGTGTTTGGGACAAGATGAACGGTTTGAGTTGCGACCCATGTTGCGTGCAGGTTGCTCTGATGCTGAGTTGGAAGCAGCCATTCGAACAGCCATTGAATTGAAACCAGAGAAGCATGATTTTCATGAGCAGCCTGAAAAAATCATTCGTTTCATGTCGATGACGGGGGGGTAG
- a CDS encoding GNAT family N-acetyltransferase produces MKIRYTIGYNARDAKLVSILYNESFGQKFRLAIRNHEKRREVVHRLLNPRFCIAAYSGEHLLGVAGFQNAYGTLVEKATFRVLYQVLGFWSGLWATFILLFYNRYTQYDELLLDGIANDPQCRGQGVGRGLLQEVLRYARDNNYERVLVDVPDMTEKAKGLYLKHNFVIEPERGFVVWFKKQFRYLKSTRLVFDLKKWHKR; encoded by the coding sequence ATGAAAATCAGATACACCATTGGCTACAACGCCCGTGATGCAAAATTGGTCTCGATTTTATACAATGAATCGTTTGGTCAAAAGTTCAGATTGGCGATTCGTAATCACGAAAAACGCCGTGAAGTGGTGCACCGTTTGTTAAACCCGCGGTTTTGTATTGCGGCTTATTCAGGAGAGCATTTACTTGGCGTGGCGGGGTTTCAAAATGCGTATGGCACATTGGTCGAAAAGGCAACATTTCGGGTACTGTATCAAGTACTGGGATTTTGGAGCGGGTTGTGGGCCACTTTTATCTTGCTGTTTTATAACCGTTATACCCAATACGATGAGTTGTTATTGGATGGCATTGCCAATGACCCCCAATGTCGTGGGCAAGGGGTGGGGCGTGGTTTGTTGCAAGAGGTGTTGAGGTATGCGCGGGATAATAATTATGAACGTGTGCTGGTGGATGTGCCCGACATGACGGAAAAAGCCAAGGGGCTGTACCTTAAACATAACTTTGTCATTGAGCCTGAGCGTGGATTTGTTGTTTGGTTTAAAAAGCAATTTCGTTACCTCAAAAGTACCCGTTTGGTGTTTGATCTAAAAAAATGGCATAAACGTTGA
- the rdgB gene encoding RdgB/HAM1 family non-canonical purine NTP pyrophosphatase: MSQLVLASNNAGKLSEFSRLLKPLDLHVVSQSSFNLPECDEPFFTFVENALHKARHAARETGLPALADDSGVCVPALGGEPGVFSARYAGHEGDLNVPKDTRNNLKLVAALADQTDKRAYYYCVLVCVRHADDPQPIIVDGQWWGEIIGQPHGEGGFGYDPYFYLPELGKTAAQLDAVEKNNISHRGQAVQALIEKLKHEVFGK, from the coding sequence ATGTCACAGTTGGTGTTGGCTTCAAACAATGCAGGTAAATTATCTGAATTCAGTCGCTTGTTAAAGCCATTGGATCTGCATGTGGTGTCGCAAAGCTCATTCAATTTGCCCGAATGTGACGAACCCTTTTTCACCTTTGTGGAAAATGCTTTACACAAAGCCCGTCATGCGGCGCGCGAAACAGGATTGCCTGCATTAGCAGATGATTCGGGGGTGTGTGTGCCCGCATTGGGTGGTGAACCAGGGGTGTTTTCGGCACGGTACGCTGGTCATGAGGGCGATCTGAACGTCCCTAAAGACACCCGAAACAACCTTAAGTTGGTGGCTGCACTGGCAGATCAAACCGACAAGCGGGCGTATTATTATTGCGTGCTGGTGTGTGTACGGCATGCGGATGATCCTCAACCCATTATTGTGGATGGACAATGGTGGGGAGAAATCATAGGGCAACCACATGGCGAAGGTGGATTTGGGTATGACCCTTACTTTTACTTACCTGAATTGGGCAAGACTGCTGCACAACTGGATGCCGTTGAGAAAAATAACATCAGTCACCGTGGGCAGGCTGTTCAGGCCTTGATTGAGAAACTGAAACACGAAGTGTTTGGTAAATAA
- a CDS encoding calcium-binding protein translates to MSLSNFWSYAIYGRNYSGYSCSNYIYGTSCDDSLVGGSGADVLIGYSGNDTLRGNAGNDVLYGGWGQDVLEGGEGNDALYGDCGNDSMDGNSGCDFLSGGDGDDYVTGGIGNDTLYGGSGNDTLLAGLGEDFVSGGCGDDNLFGDAGNDTLVGGEGKDTLRGSLGDDHLYGCDGDDKLDCDIGYDFLSGGNGNDYITGGASNDTLFGGAGNDQLFGGVENDTLVGGYGNDSLQGGTGNDSYYFSGSFGQDAVYDAAGDNDMAFFDTSASNLRFSNSNGDLVVSVACTDNSVTFEGWFESTENQVGIQAGHQVIQNIDALVSSMSCTPVVSCYSSASPTYYSCDVAPAWCCAAA, encoded by the coding sequence ATGTCTTTAAGTAATTTTTGGTCTTATGCGATTTATGGAAGAAACTATTCAGGCTATTCATGCTCAAACTACATCTATGGCACGTCATGTGATGACAGCTTGGTGGGTGGAAGTGGTGCGGATGTGCTCATCGGTTACTCGGGCAACGATACTTTGCGTGGCAATGCAGGTAACGATGTCCTGTATGGCGGTTGGGGTCAGGATGTGTTGGAAGGTGGTGAAGGCAATGATGCCTTGTATGGTGATTGTGGTAATGATTCGATGGATGGCAACTCGGGTTGTGATTTTTTAAGTGGTGGTGATGGTGATGATTATGTGACCGGAGGCATCGGTAATGACACCTTGTATGGTGGCTCGGGAAACGACACTTTATTGGCAGGATTGGGTGAGGATTTTGTATCGGGTGGTTGTGGTGACGATAATCTTTTTGGCGATGCTGGGAATGATACTTTGGTGGGAGGGGAGGGCAAAGACACCTTGCGTGGAAGCTTAGGCGATGACCATTTGTATGGTTGTGATGGCGATGATAAACTGGACTGTGACATCGGGTATGACTTTTTATCGGGTGGCAATGGCAATGATTACATCACGGGAGGGGCATCAAACGATACTTTGTTTGGTGGTGCAGGTAACGATCAATTGTTTGGTGGTGTCGAGAATGACACGTTGGTTGGTGGTTATGGCAATGACAGCTTGCAAGGTGGCACGGGTAATGATTCGTATTATTTCTCAGGTTCTTTTGGTCAAGATGCGGTGTATGATGCTGCTGGTGACAATGACATGGCCTTTTTTGACACCAGTGCGAGTAATCTGAGGTTTTCAAATTCCAATGGTGATCTCGTGGTCAGTGTGGCTTGCACGGACAATAGTGTGACCTTTGAAGGTTGGTTTGAGTCGACCGAAAATCAAGTGGGTATCCAAGCAGGCCATCAAGTGATTCAAAACATCGATGCTTTGGTCTCATCCATGTCGTGCACGCCTGTGGTGTCGTGCTACAGCAGTGCCAGCCCAACCTATTATTCATGTGATGTTGCGCCTGCATGGTGTTGTGCTGCGGCTTAA
- the mog gene encoding molybdopterin adenylyltransferase, which produces MTHPHHLPSVKIGIVSISDRASAGVYTDEGLPALRDWLTRALKNTVEFEERLIPDEQPLIESTLIELCDIQSCALILTTGGTGPSPRDVTPEATLAVAHRVMPGFGEQMRQISLHYVPTAILSRQVGVIRGTSLILNLPGRPKAIAETLEGVKNTDGDTLVHGIFSSVPYCIELMGGVYLETHEDVVKAFRPKKK; this is translated from the coding sequence ATGACCCACCCACACCATTTACCCTCTGTCAAAATTGGCATTGTCTCCATCTCTGACCGCGCCAGTGCAGGCGTGTACACAGATGAAGGCTTACCCGCATTGCGCGACTGGTTGACCCGCGCATTAAAAAACACCGTTGAATTTGAAGAACGCCTCATTCCCGATGAGCAACCCCTCATTGAAAGCACGTTAATTGAATTATGCGACATTCAAAGCTGCGCACTCATCCTCACCACAGGCGGCACGGGCCCATCGCCACGGGATGTGACGCCAGAAGCAACGCTTGCGGTCGCGCATCGCGTGATGCCAGGCTTCGGCGAACAAATGCGACAAATCAGCTTGCACTACGTCCCCACAGCGATTTTATCGCGTCAAGTCGGCGTGATCCGTGGCACATCATTGATTTTGAATTTGCCTGGTCGACCCAAGGCCATCGCAGAGACTTTAGAAGGGGTGAAAAATACAGATGGTGACACGTTGGTACACGGCATTTTCTCATCCGTGCCGTATTGTATTGAACTGATGGGTGGGGTTTATTTAGAAACGCATGAGGATGTGGTTAAGGCCTTTCGGCCGAAGAAAAAATAG
- the rocF gene encoding arginase — translation MSTTIELIGVPTDIGAGARGASMGPEALRVAGLIEMLKNHGLIVIDSGNLAGPTNPWLPPVNGYRHLAEVTEWNEALHEASYAALQKGHLPIILGGDHCLGIGSISAVARHCRATGKDLRVIWLDAHADFNTSELTPTGNIHGMPVAILCGHGPEQLIQIGGVVPAIDSDVVHQIGIRSVDEGEKRFVHQQGLEVFDMRYIDEHGMRETMARALDGMTDNTHLHVSFDVDFLDPAIAPGVATTVPGGPTYREAQLCMEMIADTGRLASLDIMEVNPACDVKNQTALLAVDLVDSLFGKSTLMRDAK, via the coding sequence ATGAGTACAACCATTGAATTGATTGGCGTACCCACAGACATTGGAGCGGGTGCTCGCGGCGCATCCATGGGACCTGAAGCCTTGCGCGTGGCGGGTTTGATTGAAATGCTTAAAAATCACGGTTTGATCGTGATTGACAGTGGCAATTTGGCGGGGCCAACCAACCCATGGTTGCCCCCCGTCAATGGCTATCGCCACCTTGCGGAGGTCACCGAATGGAACGAGGCTTTGCATGAGGCGAGTTATGCCGCTTTGCAAAAAGGTCATTTGCCGATTATTTTAGGGGGTGATCATTGCCTCGGCATCGGTTCAATCAGTGCCGTTGCCCGCCATTGTCGCGCGACGGGAAAAGACTTGCGCGTGATTTGGTTGGATGCCCATGCGGATTTTAACACCAGTGAATTGACCCCCACAGGTAACATTCATGGCATGCCTGTTGCCATATTGTGTGGTCATGGACCTGAGCAATTGATTCAAATTGGTGGGGTTGTTCCTGCAATTGATTCGGATGTGGTGCATCAAATCGGCATTCGCAGCGTTGATGAGGGTGAAAAACGTTTTGTTCATCAACAAGGCTTGGAAGTGTTTGATATGCGTTACATCGACGAGCATGGCATGCGTGAAACCATGGCGCGCGCTTTGGATGGCATGACCGACAACACTCATTTGCACGTCAGTTTTGATGTTGATTTCCTAGACCCCGCAATTGCACCGGGTGTGGCGACAACAGTGCCTGGTGGGCCGACTTATCGAGAGGCTCAATTGTGCATGGAAATGATCGCGGATACGGGGCGTTTGGCTTCGCTCGACATCATGGAGGTTAATCCTGCATGCGATGTGAAAAATCAAACTGCATTGCTCGCAGTGGACTTGGTTGACAGTTTGTTTGGCAAATCAACTTTGATGCGGGATGCGAAATAA
- a CDS encoding winged helix-turn-helix transcriptional regulator — MKKNKTKLRSHCPVNYGLEAFGDRWALLILRDIIFRGKRTYGEFLESEEGFSTNILASRLEHLTSAGILRLDEDESDARKGLYTLTEKGLDLIPLVFEMILWSAKYDDDSEAKHISQLIELIQKDNRKISQKTIEQVKRGEAIVKAYVL; from the coding sequence ATGAAAAAAAATAAAACCAAGCTGCGTTCACATTGCCCTGTTAATTATGGCCTCGAAGCTTTCGGTGACCGTTGGGCGCTACTCATCCTGCGTGATATTATCTTTAGAGGTAAACGCACATATGGCGAATTTTTGGAATCGGAAGAAGGTTTTTCCACCAACATTCTCGCATCACGCTTAGAGCATTTGACAAGTGCTGGCATACTTCGGCTCGATGAAGATGAAAGCGATGCGCGGAAAGGTCTTTATACACTCACTGAAAAAGGCTTAGACCTCATTCCTCTGGTTTTTGAAATGATTTTATGGAGCGCTAAATATGACGATGATTCAGAAGCCAAGCACATCAGTCAATTGATTGAATTGATTCAAAAAGACAATCGTAAAATCAGCCAAAAAACCATTGAGCAAGTTAAGCGAGGTGAGGCCATTGTGAAGGCGTATGTGCTCTGA